In Methanofollis sp. UBA420, one DNA window encodes the following:
- the ribH gene encoding 6,7-dimethyl-8-ribityllumazine synthase has translation MAIKLGFVVAEFNRDITYMMEIEGREHAKFLGAEVTECFYVPGAYDMPLAIKKLLSEGKVDAVVTIGCVIEGATQHDEIVV, from the coding sequence ATGGCAATCAAGCTTGGCTTTGTGGTTGCGGAGTTCAACCGCGACATCACCTATATGATGGAGATCGAGGGGCGGGAGCACGCGAAGTTCCTCGGCGCAGAGGTCACCGAGTGCTTCTATGTGCCCGGCGCCTATGACATGCCCCTGGCGATCAAGAAACTCCTCTCCGAGGGGAAGGTCGACGCCGTCGTCACGATCGGCTGCGTCATCGAGGGCGCGACCCAGCACGACGAGATCGTCGT
- the ribC gene encoding riboflavin synthase: MKVGVADTTFARVDMGAIAIDELRKHASVGIERYTVPGFKDLPVACKKLIEERGCDIVIALGMPGGKEKDRMCAHEASQGLMLAQLMTNHHIIEVFVHEDEAGTESELAWLAEQRTREHAVNAVNLVLRPQVLTRQAGTGQRQGFEDVGPARQ; encoded by the coding sequence ATGAAGGTCGGCGTCGCTGACACCACCTTCGCACGCGTCGACATGGGCGCGATCGCCATCGACGAGCTCCGCAAACACGCGAGCGTCGGTATCGAGCGCTACACCGTCCCGGGGTTCAAGGACCTCCCGGTCGCCTGCAAGAAACTCATCGAGGAGCGGGGATGCGACATCGTCATCGCCCTCGGCATGCCTGGCGGCAAGGAAAAGGACAGGATGTGCGCCCATGAGGCCTCCCAGGGCCTCATGCTCGCCCAGCTCATGACAAACCACCACATCATCGAGGTCTTCGTCCACGAGGACGAGGCCGGAACAGAGAGTGAACTTGCCTGGCTTGCCGAACAGCGGACAAGGGAGCACGCCGTCAATGCCGTGAACCTCGTCCTCAGGCCGCAGGTCCTCACCAGGCAGGCCGGCACAGGCCAGAGGCAGGGCTTCGAGGACGTCGGCCCTGCGAGGCAGTGA